A part of Pararhizobium sp. A13 genomic DNA contains:
- a CDS encoding NAD-dependent succinate-semialdehyde dehydrogenase has protein sequence MIFTETLIAHVKEPRLLGLVNATGAAAVSTFDVRNPSNGTLLATLPDMGVAETRTAIDDAYAAQFPWAERPAGDRSAILRRWHDLVITHIDDLAAILTAEMGKPLSEARSEVQHAAAYIEWYAEEAKRVYGETIPAPSTDRRMLVIKQPVGVVGTITPWNFPASMVARKISPALAVGCTVILKPAEQTPLIALAMHALAIRAGFPKGVFNLILACEGDAIGRELCANPKVRKISFTGSTEVGRILMRQCSDQIKKISLELGGSAPFIVFDDADIDAAVDGAIQAKYRNAGQTCTSANRIYVQSGVHDEFARKLAAQVSKLSVGDGFSPGVTIGPLIDDRAIQKVETHVNDATAKGATLLCGGKRVSGAFFEPTVLSNVDKSMLVACDETFGPVAPIIRFETMEDVILQANDTIYGLAAYFYATELKKVWRVAEALEYGMIGINTGRMSSEAAPFGGLKQSGIGREGSRHGAEDYLEMKYLCMGNI, from the coding sequence ATGATCTTTACCGAGACGCTGATCGCCCATGTGAAGGAGCCGCGCCTGCTCGGGCTGGTCAATGCGACCGGAGCGGCTGCAGTAAGCACGTTCGATGTCCGCAATCCGTCCAACGGCACATTGCTCGCGACCTTGCCCGATATGGGCGTGGCGGAAACACGAACCGCCATCGACGACGCCTATGCGGCCCAGTTTCCCTGGGCCGAACGCCCGGCCGGCGACCGCAGCGCCATTCTGCGCCGCTGGCACGACCTCGTCATCACCCACATCGATGATCTCGCGGCAATCCTGACTGCGGAAATGGGCAAGCCACTGTCTGAGGCCCGCTCCGAGGTCCAGCACGCCGCGGCCTATATCGAGTGGTACGCGGAGGAAGCCAAACGCGTCTATGGCGAGACCATTCCAGCACCCTCGACCGACCGCCGCATGCTGGTAATCAAGCAGCCGGTCGGCGTCGTCGGGACGATCACGCCCTGGAACTTTCCAGCCTCGATGGTCGCGCGCAAGATATCGCCGGCGCTTGCCGTCGGTTGCACGGTCATTCTCAAGCCCGCGGAACAGACGCCGCTCATTGCGCTTGCCATGCACGCGCTGGCGATCCGCGCCGGTTTTCCGAAGGGCGTCTTCAATCTCATCCTCGCCTGTGAAGGCGATGCGATCGGCCGCGAACTCTGCGCCAATCCCAAGGTGCGCAAGATCAGCTTCACAGGCTCGACCGAGGTCGGCCGCATCCTGATGCGGCAATGTTCCGACCAGATCAAGAAAATCAGCCTCGAGCTCGGCGGCAGTGCCCCCTTCATCGTCTTCGACGACGCCGACATCGATGCGGCCGTCGATGGTGCCATCCAGGCGAAATATCGCAATGCCGGCCAGACCTGCACCTCGGCAAACCGCATTTATGTGCAGAGCGGCGTCCATGACGAATTCGCTCGAAAGCTGGCGGCGCAGGTTAGCAAGCTTTCGGTTGGCGACGGCTTTTCGCCCGGCGTCACGATCGGCCCGCTGATCGATGACAGGGCCATCCAGAAGGTCGAGACGCATGTGAACGACGCGACTGCAAAAGGCGCAACCCTTCTGTGCGGCGGAAAACGCGTCTCCGGCGCCTTCTTCGAACCGACCGTGCTTTCCAATGTCGACAAGAGCATGCTGGTTGCCTGCGACGAGACCTTCGGCCCCGTGGCTCCGATCATTCGCTTCGAGACGATGGAAGACGTCATCCTGCAGGCCAACGACACCATCTACGGCCTTGCCGCCTATTTCTATGCGACCGAACTCAAGAAGGTCTGGCGCGTCGCCGAAGCGCTGGAATACGGCATGATCGGCATCAATACCGGCCGCATGTCCTCCGAAGCCGCCCCCTTCGGCGGCCTCAAGCAATCCGGCATCGGCCGCGAAGGCTCCCGCCACGGCGCCGAGGATTATCTGGAGATGAAATATCTCTGCATGGGGAATATTTGA
- a CDS encoding 4-aminobutyrate--2-oxoglutarate transaminase → MTSLTDRKNAAISRGVGMTTQIYADRAENSEIWDKEGNRYIDFAAGIAVVNTGHRHPRIIEAVKAQIDRFTHTCHQVVPYESYVHLAERLNALAPGNFAKKTIFVTTGAEAVENAVKIARAATGRQAIVAFGGGFHGRTFMGMALTGKVVPYKVGFGAMPGDVFHAPFPIELHGVSVEQSIAALKKLFAADVDPARVAAIILEPVQGEGGFYPAPASFMRALREICDQHGILLIADEVQTGFARTGKLFAMDHHDVAADLMTMAKSLAGGFPLAAVTGRAEIMDAPAPGGLGGTYGGSPIGIAAAHAVLDIIEDEKLCERAEQLGSRLKQRLAAIREQAPEIVDIRGPGFMNAVEFNDVKTNLPSADFANRVRLIALEKGLILLTCGVHGNVIRFLAPITIQDEVFAEALDILEASIMAARA, encoded by the coding sequence GTGACCAGTTTGACCGATCGCAAGAATGCAGCCATTTCCCGCGGCGTGGGCATGACCACGCAGATCTACGCAGACCGCGCGGAAAATTCCGAAATCTGGGACAAGGAAGGCAATCGCTACATCGATTTTGCCGCCGGCATCGCCGTGGTCAACACCGGCCACCGCCACCCTCGCATCATCGAGGCCGTCAAGGCGCAGATCGATCGCTTCACCCACACCTGCCACCAGGTCGTGCCTTACGAAAGCTATGTCCATCTCGCCGAGCGCCTCAATGCGCTGGCGCCGGGCAATTTCGCCAAGAAGACGATTTTCGTCACCACGGGTGCCGAGGCCGTTGAAAATGCGGTGAAGATCGCCCGCGCCGCGACCGGCCGCCAGGCCATCGTCGCTTTCGGCGGCGGCTTCCATGGCCGCACGTTCATGGGCATGGCGCTGACGGGTAAGGTTGTCCCCTACAAGGTCGGCTTCGGCGCGATGCCGGGCGACGTCTTCCATGCCCCCTTCCCGATCGAGTTGCATGGCGTCAGTGTCGAGCAGTCGATCGCCGCCCTGAAGAAGCTGTTTGCCGCCGACGTTGATCCGGCCCGTGTCGCCGCCATCATCCTGGAGCCGGTGCAGGGCGAAGGCGGCTTCTATCCGGCGCCCGCATCCTTCATGCGCGCCCTTCGCGAAATCTGCGACCAGCACGGCATTCTGCTGATCGCCGACGAGGTGCAAACCGGCTTTGCCCGCACCGGCAAGCTGTTTGCCATGGATCACCACGACGTGGCAGCCGATCTGATGACCATGGCGAAAAGCCTCGCCGGCGGCTTCCCGCTCGCAGCGGTCACCGGCCGTGCGGAAATCATGGACGCGCCGGCACCGGGCGGCCTCGGCGGCACCTATGGCGGTAGTCCTATCGGCATCGCCGCTGCCCATGCCGTTCTCGACATCATCGAGGATGAAAAGCTTTGCGAGCGCGCCGAACAGCTGGGCAGCCGCCTCAAGCAGCGCCTCGCCGCCATCCGCGAACAGGCGCCGGAAATCGTCGATATCCGCGGTCCCGGCTTCATGAACGCCGTCGAGTTCAACGACGTGAAGACCAATCTGCCGAGCGCCGATTTCGCCAACCGCGTGCGCCTCATCGCTCTGGAAAAGGGGCTCATCCTCTTGACCTGTGGCGTGCACGGTAATGTCATCCGTTTCCTCGCGCCGATTACCATCCAGGACGAGGTCTTCGCCGAAGCGCTCGACATTCTCGAAGCGTCGATCATGGCAGCGCGAGCCTGA
- a CDS encoding MerR family transcriptional regulator, with protein MSDAIPVRYKVAEAARLAGVSASTLRLWETQGLVVPERSVTGHRQYSESDVAQLKRVSWFRAERGLNPAAIREALEAEAGESDDAAAAADTSPASQVGRKLRSLRHAAGKTLEQVAGDIGIAASVLSTLERTSQGVSVAVLHNLAEYFGTTVSSLSGEDEPEVRALIRSGEWRTWPRTTPGVTVQLLAEGRNQMDCHRFVLEPGASSEGAYKHEGEEFVYVLSGRVEFVLDSDQFHDLNAGDSLYFESRRHHAWSNRHDGETVLLWINTPPTF; from the coding sequence ATGAGCGATGCCATCCCCGTTCGGTACAAGGTCGCGGAGGCAGCTCGGCTTGCCGGCGTCTCGGCATCGACCTTGCGGCTCTGGGAGACGCAGGGGCTCGTCGTGCCGGAGCGCTCCGTCACCGGGCATCGGCAATACAGCGAAAGCGACGTCGCCCAATTGAAGCGCGTCTCCTGGTTCCGCGCCGAGCGCGGCCTCAATCCGGCAGCCATTCGTGAAGCACTCGAGGCGGAAGCCGGCGAGTCCGATGATGCCGCTGCTGCTGCAGATACAAGTCCGGCATCGCAGGTCGGACGCAAGCTCAGGAGCTTGCGGCACGCGGCAGGCAAGACGCTCGAGCAGGTGGCCGGCGATATCGGCATTGCAGCTTCCGTTCTCTCGACGCTAGAGCGCACCTCGCAGGGCGTCTCCGTCGCGGTGCTGCACAATCTTGCCGAATATTTCGGAACGACCGTTTCCAGCCTCTCCGGCGAGGACGAGCCGGAGGTCCGGGCGCTCATCCGTTCCGGCGAATGGCGGACCTGGCCGCGCACGACGCCGGGCGTGACGGTTCAGCTTCTGGCCGAGGGCCGTAACCAGATGGATTGCCATCGTTTCGTGCTCGAACCCGGCGCCTCCAGCGAGGGTGCCTACAAGCATGAGGGCGAGGAATTCGTCTACGTGCTGTCGGGACGTGTGGAGTTCGTGCTCGATTCCGATCAGTTCCATGACCTGAACGCCGGCGACTCGCTCTATTTCGAGAGCCGCCGCCATCACGCCTGGTCGAACCGGCATGACGGCGAGACGGTGCTTTTGTGGATCAACACGCCGCCGACATTCTGA
- a CDS encoding flavin reductase family protein, with the protein MRRMSGGVSVITAGVGDERTGATVTSATALSVDPPTMIVSINRGSSSWPVISRYGHFCVNILSADQQDVADRFAGKGGLKGAERYDGAEWFTLASGASVLRGALAGIDCEVDEVIERHSHAIILGRVVSIVAGDGHSLVYSNGRYGRFSL; encoded by the coding sequence ATGCGGCGGATGTCGGGCGGGGTCTCCGTCATCACGGCCGGTGTCGGTGACGAGCGCACGGGCGCGACCGTGACGTCCGCGACGGCGCTTTCCGTCGATCCGCCGACGATGATCGTCAGTATAAACCGCGGCTCTTCCAGCTGGCCGGTGATCAGCCGCTATGGCCATTTCTGTGTCAATATCCTCTCCGCCGACCAGCAGGACGTTGCCGACCGCTTCGCCGGCAAGGGCGGGCTGAAAGGCGCCGAGCGGTATGACGGGGCTGAGTGGTTCACGCTTGCCAGCGGCGCTTCCGTTCTGCGCGGCGCGCTGGCCGGCATCGACTGCGAGGTCGACGAGGTGATCGAGCGGCACAGCCATGCCATCATTCTCGGCCGTGTGGTCTCGATCGTTGCCGGCGATGGCCACTCGCTCGTCTACAGCAATGGCCGCTACGGCCGCTTTTCTCTGTAG
- a CDS encoding FAD-binding oxidoreductase — translation MQTFDVAIIGGGIAGLSLAYFLSPHRSVVVLERETALGYHSTGRSAAEFVLRYNAPEVCALAAISKGFFDSPPDGFSNISLLKQRGGVMIANAEKTARLAEVFRAELAFAPELEPLEEEELLQRAPILKPGYAAAAFYDPNFWDIEVESLLQGYVKGARRHGTEIHERHNVVSARHDGNAWIIETSSGTVRAKIAVNATGGWADPMAEIFGAKALGIVPHRRTAITVDLPEGIDTSSLPEINEIDEDFYMKPDAGRLLASPADATPCEPGDVQPEELDIAWAAHYVEEATTIPVRRVARSWAGMRSFSPDRLPVVGLAPDCPDFFWLAGQGGSGILTSPALGALAASLLTGGAQPEGFRMRALDPLKFSPRRFKA, via the coding sequence ATGCAGACTTTCGACGTGGCGATCATCGGCGGCGGCATCGCCGGCCTCTCGCTTGCCTATTTCCTCAGCCCGCATCGGTCGGTCGTCGTTCTGGAGCGCGAAACGGCGCTCGGCTATCACAGCACCGGCCGCTCCGCCGCCGAATTCGTGCTGCGTTACAATGCACCCGAGGTCTGCGCGCTCGCCGCGATCTCCAAGGGCTTCTTCGACAGCCCGCCAGATGGATTCTCCAACATTTCGCTCCTGAAGCAGCGCGGCGGCGTTATGATCGCCAATGCCGAGAAGACCGCGCGGCTGGCAGAGGTTTTTCGCGCCGAGCTTGCCTTCGCGCCAGAGCTCGAACCGCTGGAAGAGGAGGAATTGCTGCAGCGGGCGCCGATCCTGAAACCCGGCTATGCGGCCGCTGCTTTCTATGATCCGAACTTCTGGGATATCGAGGTCGAAAGCCTGCTGCAGGGCTATGTCAAGGGCGCGCGGCGCCATGGCACTGAAATCCATGAGCGCCACAACGTCGTGTCGGCCCGGCATGACGGGAACGCCTGGATCATCGAGACCTCGTCGGGCACCGTGCGGGCAAAAATTGCCGTCAACGCGACGGGCGGCTGGGCCGATCCGATGGCGGAGATCTTCGGTGCGAAGGCGCTCGGCATCGTGCCGCATCGCCGCACGGCCATCACCGTCGACCTGCCCGAGGGGATCGACACATCGAGCCTGCCCGAGATCAACGAGATCGACGAGGATTTCTACATGAAGCCCGATGCCGGGCGGTTGCTCGCCTCGCCGGCCGATGCAACGCCCTGCGAACCCGGCGACGTGCAGCCGGAAGAGCTCGACATCGCCTGGGCCGCACACTACGTCGAGGAAGCGACCACCATCCCGGTGCGCCGCGTCGCCAGGAGCTGGGCCGGCATGCGCAGCTTTTCGCCCGACAGGCTGCCGGTTGTCGGCCTTGCTCCCGATTGCCCGGATTTCTTCTGGCTGGCCGGCCAGGGCGGCTCCGGCATCCTGACCTCCCCGGCGCTTGGCGCCTTGGCGGCAAGCCTCCTGACCGGCGGCGCCCAGCCGGAAGGCTTCAGAATGCGGGCACTCGATCCGCTAAAGTTCAGTCCACGACGCTTTAAGGCTTGA
- a CDS encoding type II toxin-antitoxin system VapB family antitoxin, protein MRITVVLDDEMFAKAQAYTGLAKKSAVIRHALKSLIQREASARLAELGGSQPDLEYIPRRRPWTDEDA, encoded by the coding sequence ATGCGGATTACAGTCGTTCTGGACGATGAAATGTTTGCCAAAGCGCAGGCCTATACAGGACTTGCGAAGAAATCGGCAGTCATCCGGCACGCGTTGAAATCCCTTATCCAGCGTGAAGCCTCAGCGAGGCTGGCGGAGCTTGGCGGCAGTCAGCCGGATTTGGAATATATTCCAAGGCGACGCCCTTGGACCGACGAGGATGCTTGA
- a CDS encoding AraC family transcriptional regulator has translation MGNSVLKQLIENGPVMRTVSLPRGRHSLHTMPTSTGYEIRTDSSYDWDGRKRGQTPFTVLQHTIAGAGNLRYESRNYRVREGETLLVLVPHNHRYWLEQNGRWEFFWISMNGEEALRIHKAILSTTGPILNLKPDTIERLADCTLRLISGGADAPGSASAIAYEAAMALYDDVFGSHPVFSQEYRTMQHVIDHIMANLEHPLPVEKLADVSGLSRAHFSRVFAASEGMPPAEFVLRKRLQRATKLLTKAADLSVKEVAIMSGFEDPNYFAKVFRRYFGASPTEFRTTGMYSSVATNGRAAPASSAAE, from the coding sequence ATGGGTAATTCTGTGCTGAAACAGTTGATCGAGAATGGCCCCGTCATGCGGACGGTTTCACTGCCGCGCGGACGCCATAGCCTGCACACCATGCCGACCAGCACGGGCTATGAGATCCGCACGGATTCGAGCTATGACTGGGATGGCCGAAAACGCGGCCAGACGCCGTTCACCGTGCTGCAGCACACGATCGCGGGTGCCGGTAATCTTCGCTACGAGAGCCGCAACTACAGGGTTCGCGAGGGTGAGACATTGCTCGTGCTCGTGCCGCACAACCATCGCTACTGGCTTGAACAGAACGGCCGCTGGGAGTTCTTCTGGATATCGATGAACGGCGAGGAGGCGCTGCGCATCCACAAGGCCATTCTCTCGACGACCGGGCCGATCCTGAACCTCAAGCCGGATACGATCGAGCGGCTGGCCGACTGCACTCTGAGGCTGATTTCAGGCGGTGCCGACGCGCCGGGCAGTGCATCGGCGATCGCCTATGAGGCGGCGATGGCGCTTTACGACGATGTCTTTGGCTCGCATCCGGTGTTCAGCCAGGAATACCGGACGATGCAGCATGTCATCGATCACATCATGGCCAATCTGGAGCATCCGCTTCCCGTCGAGAAACTCGCGGATGTTTCCGGCCTCAGTCGGGCCCACTTCTCCCGGGTCTTTGCGGCGAGCGAAGGCATGCCGCCGGCCGAGTTCGTGCTGCGCAAACGGCTGCAGCGGGCGACCAAGCTCCTGACTAAGGCGGCGGATTTGTCGGTGAAGGAAGTGGCGATCATGTCCGGCTTTGAGGATCCGAACTATTTTGCCAAGGTGTTTCGCCGCTATTTCGGCGCAAGCCCGACGGAGTTCCGCACCACCGGCATGTATTCCAGCGTTGCTACCAATGGCCGGGCGGCGCCTGCGTCATCAGCCGCTGAATAA
- a CDS encoding CaiB/BaiF CoA-transferase family protein, producing METPLKGLKVLELARILAGPWIGQTFADLGADVIKVESPAGDDTRTWGPPFVEGEGGEHLDAAYFHACNRGKRSVVLDFTTEEGQEAVRRLAAQSDVLLENFKVGGLAKYGLDYESLKKINPRLIYCSVTGFGQDGPYAHRAGYDYIIQGMSGIMDLTGDPDGEPQKIGVAFADIFTGLYGVIAVQAALHMRERSGEGQQIDMALLDSMTGVLANQALNFLVSGKSPRRLGNAHPNIAPYQVFPVSDGHLIVAVGNDRQFVKFCALLGLNDLATDPRYMTNAARVKHRDSLTPELAARTATFSRDALLAMLEAAGVPGGPINSVADVFSDPQIIHRGMRIDTPHTGAASGTAPGVRTPITFSAADLALDHGAPRLGEHTQEVLAEIGMRPGVSN from the coding sequence ATGGAAACGCCACTCAAGGGACTGAAGGTTCTCGAACTCGCCCGCATCCTCGCCGGGCCATGGATCGGCCAGACGTTCGCCGATCTCGGTGCCGACGTTATCAAGGTGGAAAGCCCGGCGGGCGACGACACCCGGACCTGGGGGCCGCCCTTCGTCGAGGGCGAGGGTGGCGAACATCTCGACGCCGCCTATTTCCACGCCTGCAACCGGGGAAAACGCTCGGTCGTCCTCGATTTCACCACCGAAGAGGGGCAGGAGGCGGTGCGCCGTCTCGCGGCGCAGTCGGATGTGCTTCTGGAGAATTTCAAGGTCGGTGGCCTTGCGAAATACGGGCTCGACTATGAAAGCCTGAAAAAGATCAATCCGCGGCTGATCTATTGCTCCGTCACCGGCTTCGGCCAGGACGGCCCCTATGCCCACCGCGCTGGCTACGACTATATCATCCAGGGCATGAGCGGCATCATGGACCTGACCGGCGATCCGGACGGCGAGCCGCAGAAGATCGGCGTCGCCTTTGCCGATATCTTCACCGGGCTCTATGGCGTCATTGCGGTCCAGGCGGCGCTTCACATGCGCGAACGCAGCGGCGAAGGCCAGCAGATCGATATGGCGCTGTTGGACAGCATGACCGGTGTTCTCGCCAACCAGGCGCTGAATTTCCTCGTCTCCGGAAAATCCCCCCGCCGGCTCGGCAATGCGCATCCGAATATCGCGCCCTATCAGGTCTTTCCCGTCTCCGACGGCCACCTGATCGTCGCCGTCGGCAATGACCGGCAGTTCGTCAAGTTCTGTGCGCTGCTCGGGCTGAACGATCTGGCGACGGACCCGCGCTACATGACCAATGCAGCCCGGGTGAAACACCGCGACAGCCTGACGCCGGAACTGGCCGCACGGACGGCAACGTTCAGCCGCGACGCGCTGCTTGCCATGCTGGAAGCAGCCGGTGTGCCCGGAGGGCCGATCAATTCCGTGGCGGATGTGTTTTCCGATCCACAGATCATTCACCGCGGCATGCGGATCGATACGCCGCACACCGGAGCCGCCTCGGGAACGGCGCCGGGCGTGCGCACGCCCATCACGTTTTCAGCGGCAGACCTTGCGCTGGACCACGGCGCTCCACGGCTGGGCGAGCACACGCAGGAGGTCTTGGCAGAGATCGGCATGAGGCCAGGGGTATCCAACTAG
- a CDS encoding acyl-CoA dehydrogenase has translation MAARQEFQWDDPFLLEDQLSEDERMIRDTARAYAQEKLQPRVIEAYRNETTDPSIFREMGELGLLGVTVPDTYGGVGASYVAYGLIAREVERVDSGYRSMMSVQSSLVIYPIFAYGSEEQRQKYLPKLISGEWIGCFGLTEPDAGSDPGGMKTRAVKTEGGFRLTGSKMWISNAPIADVFVVWAKSEAHGNAIRGFVLEKGMKGLNAPKIGGKLSLRASITGEIVLDSVEVGEEALLPNVEGLKGPFGCLNRARYGISWGVLGSAEFCWHAARQYGLDRKQFGRPLAQTQLFQKKLADMQTEITLGLQASLRVGQLMDAGRMAPEMISLVKRNNCGKALDIARAARDMHGGNGISEDYQVMRHMVNLETVNTYEGTHDVHALILGRAQTGLQAFF, from the coding sequence ATGGCTGCCAGACAGGAATTCCAATGGGACGATCCCTTTCTGTTGGAGGACCAGCTTTCCGAAGACGAGCGAATGATCCGCGACACGGCGCGTGCCTATGCGCAGGAAAAGTTGCAGCCTCGGGTGATCGAAGCTTATCGAAACGAGACGACCGATCCTTCGATCTTCCGCGAGATGGGCGAACTCGGGCTGCTTGGCGTCACGGTGCCGGATACCTATGGCGGCGTCGGTGCCTCCTATGTGGCCTACGGTCTCATTGCCCGCGAAGTCGAGCGCGTCGATTCCGGTTACCGATCGATGATGAGCGTGCAGTCCTCGCTGGTGATCTACCCGATCTTCGCCTATGGCTCCGAGGAGCAGCGCCAAAAGTATTTGCCGAAGCTGATCAGCGGCGAGTGGATCGGCTGCTTCGGCCTGACCGAGCCGGATGCCGGCTCCGATCCTGGCGGGATGAAGACGCGGGCGGTGAAGACTGAGGGCGGTTTTCGGCTGACCGGCTCGAAGATGTGGATCTCCAACGCACCGATCGCCGACGTCTTCGTCGTCTGGGCGAAATCCGAAGCGCATGGGAATGCGATCCGCGGTTTCGTGCTGGAAAAGGGCATGAAGGGACTGAATGCGCCGAAGATCGGCGGCAAGCTGTCGCTGCGCGCCTCGATCACCGGCGAAATCGTGCTCGATAGTGTCGAAGTCGGCGAGGAGGCGCTGCTGCCGAATGTCGAGGGGCTGAAAGGCCCGTTCGGCTGCCTCAACCGCGCCCGCTACGGCATTTCCTGGGGCGTGCTCGGCTCGGCGGAATTCTGCTGGCATGCGGCGCGGCAATATGGCCTCGACCGCAAGCAGTTCGGAAGGCCGCTGGCGCAGACGCAGCTTTTCCAGAAGAAGCTTGCCGACATGCAGACGGAAATCACCCTCGGCCTGCAGGCGTCGCTTCGGGTCGGCCAGCTGATGGATGCGGGCCGCATGGCCCCGGAGATGATCTCGCTTGTCAAACGCAACAACTGCGGCAAGGCGCTGGACATCGCCCGTGCGGCCCGCGACATGCATGGCGGCAACGGCATTTCCGAGGACTATCAGGTGATGCGCCACATGGTGAACCTGGAAACAGTCAACACCTATGAAGGCACCCACGACGTGCATGCCCTGATCCTCGGTCGCGCCCAGACCGGGCTGCAGGCCTTCTTTTGA
- a CDS encoding type II toxin-antitoxin system RelB/DinJ family antitoxin, translated as MTADAIIRARIDSATKQKAIAALDAMGLSVSDAIRLLMLRIAEEKRLPFELKVPDGEPVLPGDRGPRHLDSGEDLFHDLEH; from the coding sequence ATGACTGCTGATGCCATTATCCGTGCCCGCATCGATTCCGCAACAAAACAGAAAGCCATTGCCGCGCTGGACGCCATGGGGCTTTCGGTTTCCGACGCTATTCGCCTCTTGATGCTGCGCATTGCCGAAGAAAAGCGCCTGCCCTTCGAACTGAAGGTGCCGGACGGCGAGCCTGTGCTTCCCGGCGATCGGGGTCCGCGCCATCTGGACAGCGGCGAAGACCTGTTTCACGATCTGGAACATTGA
- a CDS encoding LysR family transcriptional regulator: MPDNRLERFAHNLDWNLLRTFVVVVEEGSITAAANRLLLQQPAVSMALKRLEQTVGQKLIDRRPGRFDLTEAGEKLHRQCRDIFAAVVRLPNALETAGKDVKGHVSIHSVSHVHNPAWDRRLENFFRVHPKVTISITVETTVSVISAVERNIATIGLSDGNIPEGLSKAFHIREQYALYCGRGHRLFGVKDAALNDLRGDPFIAFIADVLGGQHMNAITAVRAMGSFGQQVRAVSCNVEEVIRLIAANTGIGMLPCHLAAPGLAAGRLWQLPPYDLLPTTDVFRISNPNAILNPAEAAFLKYVEDVEPLDHSVEYQ; this comes from the coding sequence ATGCCAGACAATCGCCTCGAACGCTTCGCCCATAATCTCGATTGGAACCTGCTGCGCACCTTCGTCGTGGTGGTCGAGGAGGGCAGCATTACCGCCGCCGCCAACCGGCTGCTCCTGCAGCAGCCGGCGGTCAGCATGGCGCTGAAGCGGCTGGAACAGACCGTCGGGCAGAAGCTGATCGACCGCCGTCCCGGGCGCTTCGACCTGACGGAGGCCGGCGAGAAGCTGCACCGCCAATGCAGGGATATCTTCGCTGCCGTCGTTCGGCTGCCCAATGCGCTCGAGACGGCTGGCAAGGACGTGAAGGGCCATGTCAGCATTCATTCGGTCAGCCATGTGCACAATCCCGCCTGGGACAGGCGTCTTGAAAACTTCTTCCGCGTGCACCCCAAGGTGACGATCAGCATCACCGTGGAAACGACGGTCAGCGTCATCAGCGCCGTCGAACGCAACATCGCTACCATCGGCCTCAGCGACGGCAATATCCCGGAGGGCCTGAGCAAGGCTTTCCACATCCGCGAGCAATATGCGCTCTATTGCGGCCGCGGCCACAGGCTGTTCGGCGTCAAGGATGCCGCGCTGAACGACCTTCGCGGCGATCCTTTTATCGCCTTCATCGCAGACGTTCTCGGCGGCCAGCACATGAACGCCATAACGGCCGTGCGCGCCATGGGCTCCTTCGGCCAGCAAGTTCGCGCAGTCTCCTGCAATGTCGAAGAGGTCATTCGCCTGATCGCGGCCAATACCGGCATCGGCATGCTGCCCTGCCATCTGGCCGCGCCGGGGCTGGCGGCCGGCAGGCTCTGGCAGTTGCCGCCCTACGATCTGCTGCCGACAACGGATGTTTTCCGCATTTCGAACCCCAATGCCATTCTCAATCCAGCTGAGGCGGCCTTTCTCAAATATGTCGAGGACGTCGAGCCGTTGGATCATAGCGTCGAATATCAATGA